TTATTGATAATGATTATTAGAATCTCCCAAAAACTAAAGGATTGATATTTCTTTGATCATGGAAATTTCTACGATTTATCTTGTTTCCTATCTCGTCTCGGCTGGATTAATGTGGAGGCTTCTTTAGGGCCTCTAATTAGTATTAGCAAGATTGTAAACAGAAATGGCATGTGAAATTACAGCTAAAATTTCTAGTTTGTGCATGTGAAATAACATGTAATACAACGATGCGGTTATTGCGTTCAGTCTAATCTAACTAATAAAATTTCCCTATTTCGAATTGCATATACACAGATTATTGTACAGCAGCTATGTGAAGTTGTGCCAGCTGGAACCCCTGGGCAGGAGGATCCCGAAATGACAAACGAAGAGTTAGATATGCTGCTGACAGAGGAAGCATTTGGTATCATGAACAAGTGTGGCAGATCTCCAGAAGTAGTAGGTTGTTTACGGAGCTACTTGGTATCCAAACAAGGTGATGCCGCAAAGATTGCGGCGCTCAGGCATCTGAATGACAACTTCATGCAAGAGTTGAGGGCTAATCCAGATCTTGGCAGTTTACTGAGAGTGTTCACCTCGATGCATTCCAACATTCATACTTGCCCTCAAGTCATCAAGAAATGTCTCTTTTATCTCTCGATTTTCCATCAAGGACGCAACATTCGTCGGGACCGATTGGTGAGGCGTTGGATCACGGAGGGCTACTCGGAGGGCATAGACAGCAGCAGCATGGTGGTGTATACGGAGACGAAGCTCTTCCACAAGCTTGCCGAACTGGGAATTATAACGCAGCCGGCGGCGCCACAGAGCAGTAGTCGGACTGGGACGATGAGAATGAGCTCTTGCCAGGTCAACTCTTTGTTCCTGGAGTACATCACCTTGTGTGAAACAGAAGAGAGAATTTTCCTGCCACTGGAAGTCACCGTGCTGGAGGGTGGACGAAATCCCAGCACAGAACACGTAGGTCAGCATCTTGCTATCCGGAAATGGACGGGAGAGAAGGCTGTGTTCGACTGCTTGGACTTCTCGTGGCTACGGTCTCTGACGGTGACTGGAGAGTGGCAACCATTCTTCGTCTCGGACATGATGCTGGTGCTGCGGGTGCTCGATCTGGAGGGCACCACGAGCAATCTGAGGGATGGTGACCTCAAGCAAATCGTGGAGCAGCTGCCACGCCTCAAGTTCCTCTCCCTAAGAGGTTGCAATGAGATTACTCGCCTCCCACGTTCCATGGGTGGCCTGAGGCAGCTCCAGGCTCTGGATGTCAGAGGAACCTGTGTTGTCAGGCTCCCTGGAAGCATCGTCAAGCTACACAAGCTGCAGTACCTTCATGCTGGCGATGGTCAAGGAGGCGTCAGAGTGCCGAGAGGCATTGGGGCACTCAAGGCTCTGCACACACTGGGTGCTATCGACGTCAGCTCATCATCTACTGGGGTGGCTATTCTGAATGAGCTCCATAGACTTCAACAGTTGAGGAAGCTCCACGTCTCAGGCATCATCAAACGGCACAACAGCCTATGTGTATGTGTGGCCTGCTTCGTCTCAGGCGGTCAAGCCAGCAGCGGGAGTAGTATAAGGTTTCCAACCAACTCCTTTGGTGAACTCAAAGTACTGGAGATTGCATGCAGCCCCGGCATACATGTACAGTTCGCTCAAGGGGCGGTGCCCAAGCTTGAGAAGGTGAAGCTGTACTGCCAGGATGGATCTACACTGCAGTTTTCTGGACTAAAGTTCCTGAGGTCCCTCAAGCAAATATTGCTTAAGGGCCCCGGTTGCAACGCAATCAGGAATTCATTGCCAAAGCAACTCAACCTGCAGATTCCGAACAACCAAATCGCCCTCACAATAGCACAGGGCCATGGATCACAGCCGGAACCAGGCCCGGCACAGGGTAATCAGGAGATGCCGGCATAGAGCCTGGCAGAGGGTAACCAGCAGACATCGGAGTCAAGCCCAGCAGCGGGAGCGGCTAATCAGTGATGGATTTTTCTATCATCGCCGGTTCCCTGACCCGGTTGAGGCTATACCCAACAGTGAAagcataaggaacacaaccacgAAAAGCCTCCACCTAGCAGTGATAGTACGATGCTCACTGTTAGGGCGTTGGCTTTAATCGGTAGTGACCTTCatttcctaaataatttattgtTACATTTCAATATAGCTTACTTTGTAATAATTTACATTTGATATTATTAATATTTTACATTTGTATATCTTATCGAGTGTTACCTTTCCATTCCAGCTTATCATTGTAGACCTACATTTTAATAATATGGAAGTCAATGCTTTTGGTGACGATAATTGTTTTTGCAGCCTGAATGCTCTTTTAATTCATCCTTACAAGTGCCACATGTCCTGCCCATAGTCGCCTTACAAGTGCCGTCCTTGGGCATCAAACTGAATCCTTGTGGTTAAGTGATAGCTACTACTCTATTAATCACGAGCAAACACATGTATATGTTGCCCATTATTAATGTTGTTGTTTTATAGCCATTGTCTTTTCAGTTGCAAAGATCAGTAAAACTTGGTAACTAAATATTTGATCGAGGCCCAACTGTTAGTTATATGTCAAATATGTGTATAGTTTGGTTATGCTAATCATCTTTGATGTCCAATCACTATCTTTGTGGGAGATTTTGATCAATTTTACATCAAGAAATTCTGTCCGAGAAGCTTAGACAGATTTGCATACTTTCCCTCCATTGGTGCCTCAGGTGGCCTTTTAACTGTATGGAATAGCAGTTATTTTGATGGTACAATAGTTCAGGCTAATTCATATGCAATTACAGTGAAAATGCTGAGTAAATTAGACAGCAAAAGCTTTCATGTAACCAATATATATGGACCATCACATTCTCCAGAAAAACTTGGCTTTGTCATCACTTAgtttgctaatcttgacacatcTGAATTTGAAGATTGGATCACTGTTGGTGATTTCAATCTTATCAGAGATCCTAAAAATAAGAATAaaccagggggggggggggggggcttggaGAGATGAATATGTTCAATGAACTCATcacttatttggatcttattgaaatCCCGTTCAGTGGTACAAGCTTTTCTTGGAGTAATATGCAGGTTGACCCTCATCTGATTAAACTAGATTGGGTTTTTTACCTCTTCCACGCTGGGCTCTGTCCTTCCCTGCTACTTTTGTCCAGCCTGTGTCCAAACCTGTTTCTGATCATATTGCTTATAGTGTTCACATTAGAAGTAGAATACCCAAATCCAACATGTTTAGATTTGAGAATTATTGGGTTGATCATCCTGGTTTTTTTGGATACTGTCAATCTTCACTGGAACGGTTCACCTTTTTTTTGCCCATGCTGCTAGGAACCTGTCAACAAAACTGAAGCAAGTCAGAGCTGGCCTCAAAAGTTGGAGAAAAAAATTGTCCAAACTGAGTAAATTAATCTTTAACTGAAATTGGGTACTTTTGGTGTTGGATGGCCTGGAGGATCAAAGAGCCCTGTCTAGTCTTGAAACATCTTTCCGAAGCTTAGTCAAATCCCACCTTGCTAATCTGTTGGAGTCTAAAAGAATTTACGGGAAACAAAGAAACTCAGTAAGATGGATCAATCTAGATGATGAAAATACTCATTTTTTCACACCATGGCTACAATTGCTAACATAAGAAATTTTATTGTTAGTCTCTCAAAATCAGATGGAACATCTCTGTCATAGATCATGATCAGAAAGCAAACTTACTTTGGGCAGCCTTCAAACTTAGGCTTGGAATCGGTGAATTTCACAATATGGCATATAACCTGAGCACTCTACTGACACAAGATAATCTGAGTCACCCTGATGAAGAATTTACCCAAGATGATATTGACATAGTGATAAAAAAAACCTACCCAACAGTCATGCTCCAGGCCCAAATGATTTTAATGGGCTCTTCATTAAAAAAATGCTGGAACATCATAAAGGATGACTTCACAAGGTTGCAGAGATACTTTTGCACACAAAATATTGATCTGAGGAGCATCACACAATGGATtgacacacacacacaaggtTTGCAGGCCCAAATACTTTTGCACACACAATGGATTGGCACACACGCTGCAAACTTCAATGCAAAACTAAAAAAAAATGTTCTTATATAACATTAAAGGAATCATAATAATCAAAATATTGCACCGTTCAATTTCTCGTAATATGGATGGTTCATATTTTTTCCAACCATTGTAAAATAATTCACATTTAAAATGTAGACAAGAAACTTTTTTGTTCTTCAAACCATTCAAAGGATCATAGAATCGAAATTCTAAATAAAACACAATGCATTTAATTATTTAGGATTGTAAATAAACATAAACTATACAAATTTTTTAGGCTGCACCGTCGTGAGAGTACAAGACTTAGATTACATGAGTTCATCAATCTATGCTCTTGCACAGGCTAGAATTTGAGGAGATATAAGTATTAGTTACTATTTAATACATGTGATCAGTAAAGAATTAATTATATTAAATTCTATGTTTTtttatctttatttattttcaatAGGTATTATGTACTACATGTCCAGTAATCGAACTTATTAATTAGTTGCTTGCAAGGGACTAATGTATATATTTTTCAATCATGCATATTTATACTTTTCCTTTGCATGATACCTCTACATATTTTAAACATACAATTAGTTTGAAACCTTACCATTAACTATGATAGCTATTGTTGCATCATATATATCTTATGAGGTCATATATTTAAATTTGGAAATGTTGATAATTAATTTTGTAAACGATAATGTTCATAATTAATTTGCATATAGATTCTCCggagaatgttttcttttatttttcaaaaTTACAAATGTAGGTGATTTTGATAATAAAACTTTAAAAGGGTCACTTAGATTATCTATCTATGACAATGGCATGGTCGATAATTTTGATGTAAATTTAGGGTTACTTATATTAGGTTTCTTATTAAAGTCACGccttcactactggaaacagagactttgccgagtgcaaaattctttgccgagtgtcaaaaatcaggcactcggcaaagaccttctttgccgagtgctacactcggcaaagaattacactcggcaaagatttctttgccgagtgctgggcactcggcaaagacgggcactcggcaaaggacttctatGCCGAgcgccagactctcggcaaaatctctacactcggcataggctgcccgtggAAATGGCGTCcggtcacggccttctttgccgagcgcctgcagttaggcactcggcaaagatttgttttttttaaaaaaatttctttgccgagtgccccagatctggcactcggcaaagatttaattttttttaaaaaaaaaaatctttgccgagcgtctcaaatctggcgctcggcaaagaaattttttttatttttaaaatactttgccgagtgcccctgggacagcactcggcaaagatttaattttttttattatttctttgccgagtgctcctgtggatgcactcggcaaagaggaaattttaaaaaaaattaaaacattctttgccgagtgcctgatggcttgcactcggcaaagacatcctttgccgagtgccatgccccggcactcggcaaagttttttttgtttttttgtttttggcctccaatttttttgtgcagcccttttaaagcaccaggaactcctagttacaatttggggattttttgtgtctttttgttatatttagttactttatttcgtttacttgaatttttccggaaattagaaatttgaactgcacgtggtacgaataatggagtttaatgattcgaaaattgatagtcaGGTTAttgag
This sequence is a window from Miscanthus floridulus cultivar M001 chromosome 10, ASM1932011v1, whole genome shotgun sequence. Protein-coding genes within it:
- the LOC136485758 gene encoding disease resistance protein Pik-2-like, giving the protein MYYRCIQREMLEDLFGEYAWVDVPHPFDIMDFCRRLFFCWIRTSNMGQDFVSECSKLMHQKRRFLLVIDGLQSTNDWNSILQARLPWTACISCIVVVTRYPTVARHCATIEDEICSIRSLRVDEMRHHMRDKIIVQQLCEVVPAGTPGQEDPEMTNEELDMLLTEEAFGIMNKCGRSPEVVGCLRSYLVSKQGDAAKIAALRHLNDNFMQELRANPDLGSLLRVFTSMHSNIHTCPQVIKKCLFYLSIFHQGRNIRRDRLVRRWITEGYSEGIDSSSMVVYTETKLFHKLAELGIITQPAAPQSSSRTGTMRMSSCQVNSLFLEYITLCETEERIFLPLEVTVLEGGRNPSTEHVGQHLAIRKWTGEKAVFDCLDFSWLRSLTVTGEWQPFFVSDMMLVLRVLDLEGTTSNLRDGDLKQIVEQLPRLKFLSLRGCNEITRLPRSMGGLRQLQALDVRGTCVVRLPGSIVKLHKLQYLHAGDGQGGVRVPRGIGALKALHTLGAIDVSSSSTGVAILNELHRLQQLRKLHVSGIIKRHNSLCVCVACFVSGGQASSGSSIRFPTNSFGELKVLEIACSPGIHVQFAQGAVPKLEKVKLYCQDGSTLQFSGLKFLRSLKQILLKGPGCNAIRNSLPKQLNLQIPNNQIALTIAQGHGSQPEPGPAQGNQEMPA